In the Hordeum vulgare subsp. vulgare chromosome 7H, MorexV3_pseudomolecules_assembly, whole genome shotgun sequence genome, one interval contains:
- the LOC123412266 gene encoding LOW QUALITY PROTEIN: cytokinin dehydrogenase 10-like (The sequence of the model RefSeq protein was modified relative to this genomic sequence to represent the inferred CDS: inserted 1 base in 1 codon), which yields MQVTNSSYMTHIPNIYYNNMPIARFATLLIVTGFLSTVGHLGSPAFGALDDDLLALDIVSKIHTDRSLTVEASSDFGHIVEATPNGVFHPASSADIATLIRFSLHQQTPFTVAPRGKGHSSRGQALAPGGIVVDMPSLGQGDHGHRINVSFDGMYVDVGGEQLWVDVLHATLKHGLTPRVWTDYLRITVGGTLSNAGIGGQVFRHGPQISNVQELDVVTGTGDMITCSPGNNSDLFYGALGGLGQFGVITRARVGLERAPKRVKWVRLAYTDVHQFTADQELLISHRAGFDYVEGQVQLKLTLTEGRRSSSFFSASELARLTELALGTGSAAVYFIEGAMYYDDRSAGTVEVDQKLEALLEELSFVPGFVFVRDVAYVQFLDRVGQEEQKLRSAGVWDVPHPWLNLFVPRSRIHEFAAGVFDGVLRGTRPVGLILMYPMNRDRWDDRMTTVTPDEDVFYAVGLLRSAVAAGDLERLERENEEVLELCDRAGIGCKQYLPHHASQDGWRRHFGAKWDRVAGLKATYDPRAILSPGQGIXPARGGQHDARYNHGVLRFITYNLFKYVRARRISDHWVVGNL from the exons ATGCAAGTAACAAACTCAAGCTACATGACTCACATCCCAAACATCTATTACAACAACATGCCGATAGCTCGCTTTGCTACATTGCTCATAGTCACCGGCTTCCTCTCCACTGTCGGGCATCTCGGATCACCGGCATTTGGCgctctcgatgatgatctcctagCTCTTGACATTGTGTCAAAAATCCACACCGATAGGAGCTTGACAGTCGAGGCTTCCTCGGACTTTGGCCACATTGTGGAGGCCACCCCGAATGGCGTTTTTCACCCGGCCTCGTCCGCCGACATAGCTACTCTAATCCGCTTCTCGCTCCACCAGCAGACACCCTTTACCGTGGCGCCACGTGGGAAAGGGCATTCCTCTCGGGGGCAAGCCCTCGCCCCCGGTGGCATTGTCGTCGACATGCCCTCACTGGGGCAAGGTGACCATGGTCACCGCATAAACGTGTCCTTCGATGGGATGTACGTGGACGTCGGCGGGGAGCAGCTGTGGGTCGACGTCCTCCATGCCACGCTCAAGCATGGGCTCACTCCACGGGTGTGGACCGACTACCTCCGCATCACCGTTGGCGGCACGCTCTCTAACGCCGGCATAGGCGGGCAGGTGTTCCGGCACGGCCCCCAGATCTCCAACGTACAGGAGCTTGACGTGGTCACAG GCACGGGAGACATGATCACCTGCTCCCCGGGCAACAACTCGGACCTGTTCTACGGGGCATTGGGCGGGCTGGGCCAGTTCGGGGTGATAACCCGGGCCCGGGTCGGGCTCGAACGGGCCCCAAAACGGGTCAAGTGGGTCCGGCTGGCCTACACGGATGTGCACCAGTTTACTGCTGACCAAGAGCTGCTCATATCACATAGAGCCGGGTTCGACTACGTCGAGGGGCAGGTCCAGCTGAAGCTGACCCTGACGGAGGGCCGGAGGTCGTCGTCCTTCTTCTCGGCGTCGGAGCTCGCTCGTCTGACAGAGCTCGCACTGGGCACCGGATCAGCCGCGGTGTACTTCATCGAGGGCGCGATGTACTACGACGACCGCTCTGCTGGCACGGTGGAGGTGGACCAGAAGCTTGAGGCGCTGCTGGAGGAGCTGAGCTTCGTCCCGGGGTTCGTGTTCGTCAGGGACGTGGCGTACGTGCAGTTCCTGGACCGCGTCGGGCAGGAGGAGCAGAAGCTCCGGTCGGCCGGCGTGTGGGACGTGCCGCACCCGTGGCTCAACCTCTTCGTCCCGAGGTCGCGCATCCACGAATTCGCCGCCGGAGTGTTCGACGGCGTCCTCAGGGGCACCAGGCCCGTGGGGCTCATCCTCATGTACCCCATGAACAGGGACAGGTGGGACGACcggatgacgacggtgacgcccGACGAGGACGTGTTCTACGCCGTGGGGCTGCTCCGGTCGGCGGTGGCCGCCGGCGACCTGGAGcggctggagagggagaacgaggAGGTGCTGGAGCTGTGCGACCGGGCGGGCATCGGGTGCAAGCAGTACCTGCCGCACCACGCGTCGCAGGACGGCTGGAGGCGGCACTTCGGCGCGAAATGGGACAGGGTCGCCGGGCTCAAGGCCACGTACGACCCGCGAGCGATTCTGTCGCCGGGGCAGGGGA TTCCCGCCCGCGGTGGCCAGCACGACGCCCGCTACAATCACGGCGTCCTGAGATTTATTACGTATAATCTGTTCAAGTACGTCCGCGCACGTAGAATCAGCGACCACTGGGTGGTCGGTAATCTGTAG